The Flavobacterium commune genome contains the following window.
ACACAGGAGTAGATCCTGAAGTAGGAGGAGGTGTTTTAGGATCAGGTTTTGGAGGCTGGAATTACCCGGTTCAACCAACAATTCTAATGGGGCTTAATGTAGCATTTTAATAATAAACGAATATGAAAAAAATACTAGTATCAATACTAACTTTTGCTGCTGTTGCAGTTTCTTGTAGTGATTTTATAGAGAAAGAAGCAAGAGGAACTCAAACTTTAGAAAATTACTTTCAAACAGCACAGGAATGTGAAAATTATACCAATGAATTAACCCAGCGATTATTGTTGGCAAAAGATTGGTACACTTTACTTGCGCCAAGATTAATTAACGAAACGGCGACTGATGATGCCTGGATGGGTAACACAGGTCAGGACAATGGTGCGTTTAGACCTTGTGCACAATATGTGGTAACTCCCGAAAATATGGGAGCTATGAATAGTATCTATACAGCACATTATTATACTATTCAATCAGCCAATATTGGTTTAGAGAGAATGGCTGTTGCGCCAATTACTGATGCTCAAAAAAATCAGTACATGGGAGAATCTTTATTCGTTCGTGCTTATTGTTATTACGAATTGGTAAACCTTTTTGGAGGAGTTCCTTTGTACACAAGATCTCTTGGAACAGGAGATTTGAATTTGTCTCGTAGTTCAGCTGCTGAAGTTTATGCTCAAATTGAAGCTGATCTTAAAGAATCGGCAGAAAAATTGGAAAACGTTACTGTATCAAGAAATGGTAGAATCAATAAATGGGCAGCTTATGCTTTATTAGCCCGAGTATCTTTGTTTCAGGAAAAATGGGCTGATGCAAAATTATATGCAACTAAAGTAATTGCAGAAGGACCTTTCCAGTTAGAAGAAAATTTCTTAGATATTTGGAGTGTAGATAACCATAACGGAATTGAATCCATTTTGGAAGCACAAACTTCATCAGTACAAGATAGAAACTTAGGTGCTGCTCTTCCTACTTTTTCTGGAGCCAGAGGAGAAGACAAGCAAAATTTCCCAAGTAATAGTACTGCCGATGTAATTGACGGATGGGGATGGTGTATGCCAACAAGTGACTTAGAAAACGCTTATATTTCAGAGGGTGATGTAATTCGTCGTAGAAGTACTATCACTAAATGGGGAGAGGCGGCTTATGGAGACGAAGTCTTGAATCCAACTCATAAGTTTAGTTTGAATGATAATAAATCAGGACGTATTTGTCGTAAATATTATATTCCTATCGCTACACGTCGTGCATTAGACAAGAAAGACGGACACTTACCATTGAATATTCCATTGATTCGTTTGGCCGAAATGTATCTTACAAGAGCTGAGGCTAATTATCACTTAAATGATGCCGGTGGAGCTATGGACGATATTAATGTAATTAGAGATCGTGTAGATTTACCTATAGTAGAAGGAATGGCCGGGCCAAATCTTTTGAGAAAAATCTATAAAGAACGTCGTTTAGAATTAGCTTTTGAAGGATTGCGTTTGTTTGATATCAGAAGGCAAAAAGATCCTGGCTCAGGAAAAAAAGTGATTGAAACTTTGATGGGACCTAACGGAACTTTTGTACAATACAATTTGAATTCAACTGATCCTTATGAAACTACTAATACAAGAGAAGCTCAGGATAAAGGAATTAATTTTGATCCGACGAAGCATTTGCTTTGGCCAATTCCTCAGATAGAAAGAGACTTAAGTAACGGTGTAATTACTCAAAATCCAAATTATTAATATGAATTTATTAAAAAAATATAAAGTAAGCCTACTGTTAGTAGGTTTACTTTCCATTAATTCAGCCTTTGTTAGCTGTTCATCTGATGATACTAAAGATTCAGAAACCGGAGTTGAAACTACAACAGAGTTGAAAATTAATCTCGATATGAACCTTCAAACTATGGAAAGTTTTGGAGCTTCTGATGCTTGGCAGTCTAACAATATTGGGAAAAACTGGCCTCTTGATAAAAAAAATAAAATGGCTGATTTGTTGTTCAGTAAAGAACTGGATAGCGATGGAAATCCTAAAGGAATTGGTTTGTCATTATGGCGTTTCAACCTTGGAGCAGGAAGTGCTGAACAAGGAGAAGCAAGTGGTATTACTGATGAATGGAGACGCAGTGAGTGTTTTACTACTGACGGTGTAAGCTATAATATGAATAAGCAAGCAGGTCAGGTATGGTTTATGAAAGCGGCAAAACAACGTGGAGTTGATAAGTTGTTGGCTTTTACTAATAGTGCTCCTGTTTATTTGACCCAAAACGGAAAAGCGCACGCTAGTATTAACACTTTTTACAATCTAAAAGATGGTAAAATGCCTGAATTAGCTGATTTTTGGGTTAATGCTATTGATAAACTAAAGACAGAACACGATTTAACAATTGATTATTTAAGTCCGTTTAATGAACCACAGTACGAATGGGATGGTTCAAGTCAGGAAGGTTCTCCGGCTACAAATGCCAATATTTATAGTTTTGTGAACATTTTGTCTCCAAAATTACAGGCAAAAGGATTGAATTCGAAAATTGTTGTAGGTGAAGCTGGTGCTTTCGAACCGTTGTATAAAACGGTAAGTGGAAAAGAAAATCGTTCTAACCAGATTGATTATTTCTTTGGAGTTAATTCGGCTAAAAACATTGCAGGATTAAGCAATGTAAAGAAAACAATTTCTGGACATAGTTATTGGCAAGCTTGGCCATTGAGAGAATTAATTACATCAAGACAATCAGTTGCAACCAGAGCAGCAACAGTTCCGGGATTGAGTGTTTGGGCTTCTGAATATTGTATTCTTGAAAATCCGGGAATATCAGAACTTCCGGGTGGAGCAGGCCCAGGTAGAGATTTAGGAATTAGAACCGCACTTTGGGTTGCCCGTATTATTAGTACTGATATTTCCATTGGAGGAGTTACTTCATGGCAATGGTGGACGGCTATAAGTCGTGGTGATTACAAAGACGGATTACTTCATGTTGATGATGGATTATCAAATGGTGCTGGTGATGCTAATTATTGTAAATATGATGGTAATATAAGAGAAACTAAAATTCTTTGGGCTTTAGGGAACTTCTCTTTCTTTATAAAGCCGGGTATGCAAAGAGTTCAAATACCTAATATAGATAATGCTGCTGCAACTACTAATGTAATGCTAACAGCCTACAAAGATGAAGTAGCAAAAAAACTGATTATTGTAGCGGTTAATGTTTCTGCTTCGGCAAAAACATACAAATTAAATCTTGCAGGTGGTGCTTTAGTTGATAATAAATTCACACCTTATATTACTTCTGAAACAATGAGTTTGAAAAAAGGAGCAGCTGTTGATGCAACTGCTTTTGATATTCCGGCTAAATCTATTGTAACCTATGTAGGAACTTACAATTAAGAAATTTAATAAAAATTAAAAAATGAGAATTAATAACTCTCATTTTTATTGATAAGAGTTTGCTGTGTAAAAAACAGTAAACTCTTATTTATAATTCATAAATAAAAAAATAGAATAGTGTTTACAAAAAAAATCTTAGTAGCTGTTTTTTTCTTGTCATGTTGGTCTGCTTTCAGTCAGCTGTCATTTGGTGATTCGAAGAAAATAAATGATAACTGGAAGTTTAATCTTCAGGATATTTCGGATGCTAAAAACACAGCATTTGACGATAGTAATTGGCAGAAGGTAAATGTACCGCATGACTGGAGTGTAAAAGGACAATTAAGCCCAACATTGGCTAGTTGTACCGGTTATCTTCCCGGAGGAATTGCCTGGTATAGAAAATCAATCAATATTCCACAAAGTAAAAGTGGCGAAAAAGTTTATTTGTATTTTGAAGGTGTTTACAACAGAAGCGAAGTTTTTATTAACGGACATTCTTTAGGAAAACGTCCTAACGGCTATATTTCTTTTGCTTATGATGCAACTGCTTATGTGAAATTTGGAGCAGAAAACACAATTGCTGTTCGTGTGGATCACAGCCAAAGTGCCGATTCGAGATGGTATTCAGGTTCAGGTATTTATAGAGATGTTTGGGTTGTGTATGCTAATCCGGTGCATATTGCACAATGGGGAGTTTATGCTTATCCGGAAGTGAAAAAAGGAACAGGAACTTTAAATGTTGAGGTTGAGGTTGAAAATGGTTCTGCATCAAAATCTACTCTTACTGTAGTTAACGAATTGATTTCGAAAGATGGAAAATCTGTTGCAAAAACTTCTAATAAGATTGAGGTTACAACCAATACAAACGGTAAAATTGCAACCAAATTGCAAGTTAAAAATCCAAAATTATGGGATTTAGATAATCCAAATTTATACCAACTGAAAACAACTGTTTTTAAAGATGGTAAGGAAATAGACCAAACGTTGACAAAAACAGGTTTTAGAAAATTTACATTTGATGCTAATAATGGTTTTGCATTAAATGATAAATGGATGAAAATGAAAGGGGTTTGCTTGCATCATGACGCAGGTGTTTTAGGTTCAGCAGTTCCTCGTGAAGTTTGGGAATCAAGATTAAAAACATTGAAAGAAATAGGTGTAAATGCTATACGCACCAGCCATAATCCGCAGGCACCTGATTTTTATGAATTGTGTGACGAATTAGGATTGTTAGTCTTAAATGAAGCTTATGACGAATGGGAGTTTCCTAAACGCAAGTGGATGACAGGCTGGAATGTAGGCACACCGGAATTTCAAGGAAGCTTTGATATTTTTGCTGATTGGGCCGAAAAAGATCTGGAAGATTTTGTTCGTCGTGACAGAAATCATTTATCTGTTTTTGGATGGAGTATTGGTAACGAAGTAGATTATCCAAATGATCCCTATTCACATCCGGTTTTGGATAAAGGAAAAGACGGATTTGGACAGGCAGCTTACGGCGGTTACAAAAAAGACGCACCAGATGCCATGCGCTTAGGTGCTATTGCAAAACGTTTGGTTGCAGCAGTTAAAAAATACGATAAATCCCGTCCAACTACAGCAGGATTAGCAGGAGTAGCCATGTCTAATGAAACTGAATATCCGGGAGCTTTAGATATTACGGGATATAATTATACCGAAAGTAAATACTTATCCGATCATAAGAAATATCCAAACAGAGTCATTTTTGGTAGTGAAAATGTTCACGATATGGAACCTTGGTTAGCTGTAAAAAATAACAAGCATATTTTTGGGCAATTTCTCTGGACTGGTATCGATTATTTAGGAGAATCAGGAAGTTGGCCTTCAAGAGGTTTTTACTCAGGATTGGTTGATTTTGCAGGAATTATCAAACCTAGGGGGTATTTTCGTCAGTCATTGTGGTCCGATAA
Protein-coding sequences here:
- a CDS encoding sugar-binding domain-containing protein, whose protein sequence is MFTKKILVAVFFLSCWSAFSQLSFGDSKKINDNWKFNLQDISDAKNTAFDDSNWQKVNVPHDWSVKGQLSPTLASCTGYLPGGIAWYRKSINIPQSKSGEKVYLYFEGVYNRSEVFINGHSLGKRPNGYISFAYDATAYVKFGAENTIAVRVDHSQSADSRWYSGSGIYRDVWVVYANPVHIAQWGVYAYPEVKKGTGTLNVEVEVENGSASKSTLTVVNELISKDGKSVAKTSNKIEVTTNTNGKIATKLQVKNPKLWDLDNPNLYQLKTTVFKDGKEIDQTLTKTGFRKFTFDANNGFALNDKWMKMKGVCLHHDAGVLGSAVPREVWESRLKTLKEIGVNAIRTSHNPQAPDFYELCDELGLLVLNEAYDEWEFPKRKWMTGWNVGTPEFQGSFDIFADWAEKDLEDFVRRDRNHLSVFGWSIGNEVDYPNDPYSHPVLDKGKDGFGQAAYGGYKKDAPDAMRLGAIAKRLVAAVKKYDKSRPTTAGLAGVAMSNETEYPGALDITGYNYTESKYLSDHKKYPNRVIFGSENVHDMEPWLAVKNNKHIFGQFLWTGIDYLGESGSWPSRGFYSGLVDFAGIIKPRGYFRQSLWSDKPMTYIGTYPLKDEKEVSKDAWAIWNYNSGATIRVVCYTNAAKARLELNGKVVGDTKSYDEKTGIIYWDIPFTSGKLEAIGLSNDNKEVSRYAIKSTAQPVELSIADKNITIAKDKGVAKIMVQLKDEKGLQVMLSDNEVTCTISGPGVLLGLEAGNNSDMTDYTDNVHRVFHGQIAAYIQATGEAQPIKVTFTSQWLKPVEMIINVK
- a CDS encoding glycoside hydrolase → MNLLKKYKVSLLLVGLLSINSAFVSCSSDDTKDSETGVETTTELKINLDMNLQTMESFGASDAWQSNNIGKNWPLDKKNKMADLLFSKELDSDGNPKGIGLSLWRFNLGAGSAEQGEASGITDEWRRSECFTTDGVSYNMNKQAGQVWFMKAAKQRGVDKLLAFTNSAPVYLTQNGKAHASINTFYNLKDGKMPELADFWVNAIDKLKTEHDLTIDYLSPFNEPQYEWDGSSQEGSPATNANIYSFVNILSPKLQAKGLNSKIVVGEAGAFEPLYKTVSGKENRSNQIDYFFGVNSAKNIAGLSNVKKTISGHSYWQAWPLRELITSRQSVATRAATVPGLSVWASEYCILENPGISELPGGAGPGRDLGIRTALWVARIISTDISIGGVTSWQWWTAISRGDYKDGLLHVDDGLSNGAGDANYCKYDGNIRETKILWALGNFSFFIKPGMQRVQIPNIDNAAATTNVMLTAYKDEVAKKLIIVAVNVSASAKTYKLNLAGGALVDNKFTPYITSETMSLKKGAAVDATAFDIPAKSIVTYVGTYN
- a CDS encoding RagB/SusD family nutrient uptake outer membrane protein, which gives rise to MKKILVSILTFAAVAVSCSDFIEKEARGTQTLENYFQTAQECENYTNELTQRLLLAKDWYTLLAPRLINETATDDAWMGNTGQDNGAFRPCAQYVVTPENMGAMNSIYTAHYYTIQSANIGLERMAVAPITDAQKNQYMGESLFVRAYCYYELVNLFGGVPLYTRSLGTGDLNLSRSSAAEVYAQIEADLKESAEKLENVTVSRNGRINKWAAYALLARVSLFQEKWADAKLYATKVIAEGPFQLEENFLDIWSVDNHNGIESILEAQTSSVQDRNLGAALPTFSGARGEDKQNFPSNSTADVIDGWGWCMPTSDLENAYISEGDVIRRRSTITKWGEAAYGDEVLNPTHKFSLNDNKSGRICRKYYIPIATRRALDKKDGHLPLNIPLIRLAEMYLTRAEANYHLNDAGGAMDDINVIRDRVDLPIVEGMAGPNLLRKIYKERRLELAFEGLRLFDIRRQKDPGSGKKVIETLMGPNGTFVQYNLNSTDPYETTNTREAQDKGINFDPTKHLLWPIPQIERDLSNGVITQNPNY